From the Theobroma cacao cultivar B97-61/B2 chromosome 2, Criollo_cocoa_genome_V2, whole genome shotgun sequence genome, one window contains:
- the LOC18609829 gene encoding probable NAD(P)H dehydrogenase subunit CRR3, chloroplastic, translating to MACLSCTSISMPKAVAHPLASLTDNPSPPQEVKSNPKPRTTTRPRKRRQRLHKQKPQPPSIIQIERAIGAGSFRDADSSDLENRRRTVFDGLLPITGGKFEGEIEKKLRETGEWIGSRTEATFRSCGRRILLVVLQWFLPIWAFSLLVASGVIKLPFSTPLIDDLIM from the exons ATGGCTTGCTTATCTTGCACTTCCATTTCCATGCCCAAAGCTGTTGCTCATCCCCTGGCGTCTCTTACCGACAACCCGTCTCCTCCCCAAGAAGTCAAATCAAATCCTAAACCAAGAACTACAACTCGACCCAGAAAAAGGAGACAACGTTTGCACAAGCAAAAGCCGCAGCCTCCTTCAATCATCCAAATTGAACGTGCCATTGGTGCAGGCTCCTTCAGGGACGCTGACTCCAG TGATTTGGAGAATCGGAGGAGAACAGTATTTGATGGGCTTTTGCCAATTACTGGTGGTAAATTTGAAGGAGAAATTGAGAAGAAGCTCCGCGAGACTGGGGAGTGGATTGGTAGCAGAACTGAAGCAACCTTTCGTTCCTGCG GAAGAAGAATTCTGTTGGTCGTGCTTCAATGGTTCCTACCAATTTGGgccttttctctcctggtGGCTTCTGGAGTTATAAAGCTACCATTCAGCACACCTCTGATTGATGACCTCATCATGTGA
- the LOC18609830 gene encoding serine carboxypeptidase-like 50 — translation MGVESTRKACFFILFFLCRATSTPLFPKEALPTKSGYLPVNPATDSAIFYTFYEAQTPTSPLSETPLLIWLQGGPGCSSMIGNFFELGPWRVVSSCSQNVEHLSHEPNSGSWNRLFGLLFLDNPIGTGFSIASTPQEIPRDQISVAKHLFIAITKFISLDPLFKHRPIYITGESYAGKYVPAIGYYILKKNSQLVASERLNLKGVAIGDGFTDPETQVATHAVNAYYSGLINEKQKHELEEVQWEAIKLVKVRNWSEATNARSKAMHLLASMTGLATLYDFTRKMPYQTSIATEFLNIDEVKKALEVDESSIFEGCSGIVNAAMHEDMMKSVKYMVEFLVKKTRVLLYQGFYDVRIGVVSNEAWVKTMKWEGIERFLMADRKIWRVSGELAGYVQKWESNLTNVVVLGAGHLLPADQALISQAMIEDWVLENGLFGGELVNLSTNFREPT, via the coding sequence ATGGGAGTGGAGTCAACGAGAAAAGCTTGCTTCTTCATCCTCTTCTTCCTGTGTCGCGCCACTTCAACTCCTCTCTTTCCCAAAGAAGCCCTCCCTACTAAGTCTGGCTACCTCCCAGTCAATCCTGCCACCGATTCTGCCATTTTCTACACTTTCTATGAAGCCCAAACCCCCACTTCACCCCTTTCCGAAACCCCACTTCTTATTTGGCTCCAAGGAGGCCCTGGCTGCTCCTCCATGATCGGTAACTTCTTCGAGCTTGGACCCTGGCGCGTTGTTTCTTCTTGCAGTCAAAACGTGGAACACTTGTCTCATGAGCCCAATTCAGGTTCTTGGAATCGCTTATTTGGTCTCCTTTTTCTAGATAATCCTATTGGAACAGGGTTTAGTATAGCTTCAACGCCTCAAGAAATTCCTAGAGACCAAATTTCTGTTGCTAAGCATCTTTTCATTGCAATAACAAAGTTTATCTCATTAGACCCTTTGTTTAAGCATCGTCCAATTTACATTACCGGGGAAAGCTATGCAGGAAAATATGTTCCCGCAATTGGATATTAcatattgaagaaaaattctcAATTGGTAGCTTCAGAAAGATTGAATTTGAAAGGTGTTGCTATAGGTGATGGGTTCACGGACCCTGAAACTCAAGTTGCTACTCATGCTGTTAATGCTTATTATTCCGGTTTGATcaatgagaaacaaaaacatgaactAGAGGAAGTACAATGGGAGGCAATTAAGTTGGTTAAGGTGCGGAATTGGAGTGAGGCGACAAATGCTAGAAGTAAGGCAATGCATTTGTTGGCGAGCATGACAGGTTTGGCCACTTTGTATGACTTCACAAGGAAAATGCCTTACCAGACGAGTATAGCAACCGAGTTTCTCAACATAGACGAGGTAAAGAAAGCGTTAGAAGTGGACGAATCAAGCATATTTGAGGGTTGCAGTGGCATTGTAAATGCTGCAATGCATGAAGATATGATGAAGAGTGTAAAGTATATGGTGGAATTTTTGGTGAAAAAGACCAGAGTGTTGTTGTACCAAGGATTCTATGATGTAAGAATTGGTGTAGTGTCAAATGAGGCATGGGTGAAAACAATGAAATGGGAGGGAATTGAGAGGTTCTTGATGGCTGACAGaaagatttggagagtgaGCGGTGAGCTTGCCGGTTATGTGCAAAAATGGGAGAGTAATTTGACCAACGTTGTGGTCTTAGGGGCTGGACATCTTTTGCCTGCTGACCAGGCATTGATTTCGCAGGCTATGATTGAGGATTGGGTTTTGGAGAATGGACTCTTTGGTGGAGAGCTGGTGAATCTCTCAACAAATTTCCGTGAGCCAACGTGA